The Bombus huntii isolate Logan2020A chromosome 6, iyBomHunt1.1, whole genome shotgun sequence genome window below encodes:
- the LOC126866518 gene encoding structural maintenance of chromosomes protein 3 isoform X2, with protein sequence MFSIVIIQGFKSYREQTVVEPFDPRHNVVVGRNGSGKSNFFYAIQFVLSDEFSHLRPEQRQALLHEGTGPRVISAHVEIIFDNSDGRLPIDKEEVYLRRVIGSKKDQYFLNKRIVTRNDVMNLLESAGFSRSNPYYIVKQGKINQMATAPDSQRLKLLREVAGTRVYDDRREESKFILKETEGKLEKIQDFLRTIEERLKTLEEEKEELKEYQCWDKQRRCLEYTIHERELKENKRKLEDLEKSRANSGAEQARLCAEAKTAQEMVRAATKRLKEAKKEVQTAKEERDTLSAEQQQLLKEKTKLTLTINDLLEEVKGDNDSRKRAQQELEKLKVNIAAREAELEELKPEYEEMKRVEEECTRELQLKEQKRKELYAKQGRGSQFTSRDERDKWIQNELKQLTKQIKDKEEHERKISEDLKRDAEKQITLEKKIEEHTREMEQQRTSIDEHNKQYYELTKAKDQCQATRKEQYRQESVLQLNLSGLKEDLAKADQSLRSMAGKPILNGRDSVRKVLDTFRTRKDMAHEVSSYYGPVIENFSCDKSVYMAVEVTAGNRLFHHIVETDKFGTKILKEMNNQRLPGEVTFMPLNRLHVKDIDYPETGDAIPMISQLNYDQKYDKAMRYIFGKTLICRNLEAATNLARTSGLDCVTLEGDQVSSKGSLTGGYFNTLRSRLEIQKTRSELIAQISSLESQFSTLKEEIRKADQNISSYVSEMQRTETKNSKAKDVYDKMKAEIRLMKEELSAIERYRTPKERSLAQCTSSLEAMRATKEGLESELHQELMAQLSVADQRQVDTLNDDIRRLTKDNKEAFAKRMRLEAEKNKLENLLTNNLVRRKDELVQALQEISVEDRQRQLESSKAQLGDIEKRLVKVNADFKAQNERVTNAIKKQKAESAEVEKWKAREKEAQEKIEADAKDLEKLASKLNILQQKIVECTQKITELGALPSQEVYSKFSTLTTKQLFKEMEKANNHLKKYSHVNKKALDQFMSFSDQKEKLVKRKEELDRGDEKIKELMSVLEQRKCEAIQFTFKQVSKYFSEVFKKLVPSGHAQLVMKTADGDEGDDTTTEAADSDRFIGVGIRVSFTGHRAEMREMNQLSGGQKSLVALALIFAIQKCDPAPFYLFDEIDQALDAQHRKAVADMIHELSSDAQFITTTFRPELLQHANKFYGVKFRNKVSHVVCVTREEAADFVEDDTTHG encoded by the exons ATGTTCAGTATT GTGATTATACAAGGTTTCAAGTCATATCGTGAACAAACAGTGGTAGAACCCTTTGATCCAAGGCACAATGTAGTAG TTGGAAGAAATGGTTCTGGCAAGAGCAATTTTTTTTATGCAATCCAATTTGTTTTGAGTGATGAATTTTCTCATCTCAGACCTGAACAGAGACAAGCTTTATTGCACGAGGGCACAGGACCAAGAGTTATTTCTGCACATGTGGaaattatatttgataattcTGATGGGAGATTACCG ATTGATAAAGAAGAAGTATATTTGAGAAGAGTAATTGGCTCAAAGAAGGATCAgtattttcttaataaaaggATAGTAACAAGGAATGATGTGATGAATTTGTTAGAATCAGCAGGATTTTCAAGATCGAATCCATATTATATTGTAAAGCAAGGAAAG ATCAATCAAATGGCAACAGCACCTGATTCTCAAAGACTTAAATTGTTAAGGGAAGTAGCTGGTACTAGAGTATATGATGACAGGAGAGAAgaatcaaaatttattttaaaagaaaccGAAGGAAAACTAGAAAAAATTCAAGATTTTTTAAGAACTATag AGGAACGTTTaaaaacgttagaagaagaaaaagaggaactTAAAGAATATCAATGTTGGGATAAACAGCGTCGATGTttagaatatacaattcaCGAACGAGAGCTCaaagagaataaaagaaagttaGAAGATCTGGAAAAGTCTAGAGCTAATAGCGGGGCTGAACAAGCCAGATTATGTGCAGAAGCAAAAACTGCACAGGAAATGGTGAGAGCAGCAACAAAGCGCCTTAAGGAAGCAAAGAAAGAAGTGCAAACTGCAAAAGAAGAACGGGATACACTAAG TGCTGAACAACAACAATTATTAAAAGAGAAAACTAAGTTAACATTAACTATTAATGATTTATTGGAAGAAGTAAAAGGAGATAATGATAGTCGAAAACGTGCTCAACaagaattagaaaaattaaaagtaaacatTGCAGCAAGAGAAGCAGAATTAGAAGAACTAAAACCGGAA tatGAAGAAATGAAACGTGTTGAAGAGGAATGTACGCGTGAATTACAATTAAAAGAGCAAAAACGGAAAGAATTATATGCCAAGCAGGGTCGTGGCAGTCAATTTACCAGCAGG GATGAAAGAGATAAATGGATACAAAATGAGCTTAAACAACTTACCAAACAAATTAAAGATAAAGAAGAACATGAAAGAAAAATCAGCGAAGACTTAAAACGAGATGCAGAAAAACAAATTACTTTAGAAAAAAAGATCGAAGAACACACACGCGAAATGGAACAGCAACGAACTTCGATAGACGAGCACAATAAACAATATTACGAACTTACCAAAGCAAAGGATCAGTGTCAAGCTACTCGAAAAGAACA ATATCGACAAGAGAGTGTATTACAACTCAATTTATCTGGACTAAAAGAAGATTTGGCCAAGGCAGATCAAAGCTTACGATCTATGGCGGGGAAACCTATTTTAAATGGTCGAGATAGCGTACGAAAAGTGTTGGATACATTTCG AACTCGTAAAGATATGGCCCATGAGGTAAGTAGTTATTATGGGCCTGTGATTGAAAATTTTAGTTGCGACAAGAGTGTTTATATGGCTGTAGAAGTGACTGCAGGAAATCGTTTATTTCATCATATTGTCGAAACTGACAAAtttggaacaaaaattttaaaagaaatgaataatCAGCGTCTTCCGGGGGAAGTAACATTTATGCCTTTAAATCGACTCCATGTAAAAGATATAGATTATCCAGAAACCGGTGATGCCATACCTATGATATCACAGTTAAATTACGATCAGAAGTATGATAAAGCTATGAG GTATATATTTGGAAAAACATTAATCTGTCGTAATTTAGAAGCCGCTACAAATTTGGCTCGTACCTCGGGTTTGGATTGTGTGACTCTTGAAGGTGATCAAGTATCCTCAAAAGGATCTTTAACGGGCGGATACTTTAATACACTAAGATCCCGGTTAGAAATACAGAAAACTAGATCAGAGTTAATAGCTCAAATTTCATCTCTCGAGTCTCAGTTTTCTACTCTTAAAGAAGAAATCAGAAAAGCGGACCAAAATATCAGTTCTTATGTTAGTGAAATGCAAAGGACTGAAACTAAAAATAGTAAAGCTAA agACGTATACGATAAAATGAAAGCAGAAATACGACTTATGAAGGAAGAATTAAGTGCAATAGAAAGATATCGCACACCGAAAGAAAGGAGTCTAGCGCAATGTACATCGAGTTTAGAAGCAATGCGTGCAACGAAAGAAGGCTTGGAAAGTGAATTACATCAAGAACTCATGGCACAATTGTCTGTTGCTGATCAACGTCAAGTTGATACGTTAAACGATGACATAAGGCGCTTAACAAAAGATAACAAAGAAGCATTTGCTAAGCGAATGCGATTAGAAGctgagaaaaataaattggaaaatcTATTAACCAATAATTTGGTCAGAAGAAAAGACGAATTGGTTCAGGCATTGCAAGAGATATCAGTAGAGGATCGACAACGTCAATTAGAATCATCAAAAGCACAACTAGGGGATATTGAAAAAAGATTAGTGAAAGTAAATGCAGATTTTAAAGCTCAGAATGAAAGAGTAACTAATGCTATAAAGAag CAAAAAGCGGAATCTGCAGAGGTCGAAAAGTGGAAAGCCAGGGAGAAGGAAGCACAGGAAAAAATAGAAGCAGATGCTAAGGATCTAGAGAAACTAGCCAGCAAATTGAACATTTTACAACAGAAAATAGTAGAATGTACACAAAAAATTACTGAACTTGGTGCATTACCTAGTCAAGAAGTATATTCCAAATTTAGTACTCTGACTACTAAACAGttatttaaagaaatggaaaaagcaaataatcatttaaagaaatacag tcatgtaaataaaaaagcatTAGATCAATTCATGTCATTTAGTGATCAGAAAGAGAAATtggtaaaaagaaaagaagaattagATAGAGgtgatgaaaaaattaaagagCTAATGTCAGTACTTGAACAACGTAAATGCGAAGCAATTcaatttacattcaaacaa gtaagtaaatattttaGCGAAGTGTTCAAAAAGCTTGTACCATCAGGTCATGCTCAGTTAGTTATGAAAACAGCAGATGGTGACGAAGGAGACGATACGACGACAGAAGCAGCTGATTCTGATAGATTTATCGGTGTTG GCATACGAGTATCTTTCACTGGTCATAGAGCTGAAATGAGAGAAATGAATCAATTGTCTGGAGGACAAAAATCACTTGTAGCATTAGCATTGATATTTGCTATCCAAAAATGTGACCCAGCACCATTTTACTTATTTGATGAAATTGACCAAGCGCTAGATGCGCAGCACAGAAAAGCTGTAGCGGATATGATCCATGAACTTAGTTCCGATGCACAATTTATCACAACAACCTTCAG ACCAGAATTGCTGCAACACGCGAACAAATTTTATGGCGTCAAATTCAGAAATAAAGTTTCTCACGTTGTATGTGTAACACGAGAAGAAGCAGCAGATTTTGTAGAAGACGATACAACCCACGGttaa
- the LOC126866518 gene encoding structural maintenance of chromosomes protein 3 isoform X1 — MYIKQVIIQGFKSYREQTVVEPFDPRHNVVVGRNGSGKSNFFYAIQFVLSDEFSHLRPEQRQALLHEGTGPRVISAHVEIIFDNSDGRLPIDKEEVYLRRVIGSKKDQYFLNKRIVTRNDVMNLLESAGFSRSNPYYIVKQGKINQMATAPDSQRLKLLREVAGTRVYDDRREESKFILKETEGKLEKIQDFLRTIEERLKTLEEEKEELKEYQCWDKQRRCLEYTIHERELKENKRKLEDLEKSRANSGAEQARLCAEAKTAQEMVRAATKRLKEAKKEVQTAKEERDTLSAEQQQLLKEKTKLTLTINDLLEEVKGDNDSRKRAQQELEKLKVNIAAREAELEELKPEYEEMKRVEEECTRELQLKEQKRKELYAKQGRGSQFTSRDERDKWIQNELKQLTKQIKDKEEHERKISEDLKRDAEKQITLEKKIEEHTREMEQQRTSIDEHNKQYYELTKAKDQCQATRKEQYRQESVLQLNLSGLKEDLAKADQSLRSMAGKPILNGRDSVRKVLDTFRTRKDMAHEVSSYYGPVIENFSCDKSVYMAVEVTAGNRLFHHIVETDKFGTKILKEMNNQRLPGEVTFMPLNRLHVKDIDYPETGDAIPMISQLNYDQKYDKAMRYIFGKTLICRNLEAATNLARTSGLDCVTLEGDQVSSKGSLTGGYFNTLRSRLEIQKTRSELIAQISSLESQFSTLKEEIRKADQNISSYVSEMQRTETKNSKAKDVYDKMKAEIRLMKEELSAIERYRTPKERSLAQCTSSLEAMRATKEGLESELHQELMAQLSVADQRQVDTLNDDIRRLTKDNKEAFAKRMRLEAEKNKLENLLTNNLVRRKDELVQALQEISVEDRQRQLESSKAQLGDIEKRLVKVNADFKAQNERVTNAIKKQKAESAEVEKWKAREKEAQEKIEADAKDLEKLASKLNILQQKIVECTQKITELGALPSQEVYSKFSTLTTKQLFKEMEKANNHLKKYSHVNKKALDQFMSFSDQKEKLVKRKEELDRGDEKIKELMSVLEQRKCEAIQFTFKQVSKYFSEVFKKLVPSGHAQLVMKTADGDEGDDTTTEAADSDRFIGVGIRVSFTGHRAEMREMNQLSGGQKSLVALALIFAIQKCDPAPFYLFDEIDQALDAQHRKAVADMIHELSSDAQFITTTFRPELLQHANKFYGVKFRNKVSHVVCVTREEAADFVEDDTTHG, encoded by the exons ATGTATATCAAACAG GTGATTATACAAGGTTTCAAGTCATATCGTGAACAAACAGTGGTAGAACCCTTTGATCCAAGGCACAATGTAGTAG TTGGAAGAAATGGTTCTGGCAAGAGCAATTTTTTTTATGCAATCCAATTTGTTTTGAGTGATGAATTTTCTCATCTCAGACCTGAACAGAGACAAGCTTTATTGCACGAGGGCACAGGACCAAGAGTTATTTCTGCACATGTGGaaattatatttgataattcTGATGGGAGATTACCG ATTGATAAAGAAGAAGTATATTTGAGAAGAGTAATTGGCTCAAAGAAGGATCAgtattttcttaataaaaggATAGTAACAAGGAATGATGTGATGAATTTGTTAGAATCAGCAGGATTTTCAAGATCGAATCCATATTATATTGTAAAGCAAGGAAAG ATCAATCAAATGGCAACAGCACCTGATTCTCAAAGACTTAAATTGTTAAGGGAAGTAGCTGGTACTAGAGTATATGATGACAGGAGAGAAgaatcaaaatttattttaaaagaaaccGAAGGAAAACTAGAAAAAATTCAAGATTTTTTAAGAACTATag AGGAACGTTTaaaaacgttagaagaagaaaaagaggaactTAAAGAATATCAATGTTGGGATAAACAGCGTCGATGTttagaatatacaattcaCGAACGAGAGCTCaaagagaataaaagaaagttaGAAGATCTGGAAAAGTCTAGAGCTAATAGCGGGGCTGAACAAGCCAGATTATGTGCAGAAGCAAAAACTGCACAGGAAATGGTGAGAGCAGCAACAAAGCGCCTTAAGGAAGCAAAGAAAGAAGTGCAAACTGCAAAAGAAGAACGGGATACACTAAG TGCTGAACAACAACAATTATTAAAAGAGAAAACTAAGTTAACATTAACTATTAATGATTTATTGGAAGAAGTAAAAGGAGATAATGATAGTCGAAAACGTGCTCAACaagaattagaaaaattaaaagtaaacatTGCAGCAAGAGAAGCAGAATTAGAAGAACTAAAACCGGAA tatGAAGAAATGAAACGTGTTGAAGAGGAATGTACGCGTGAATTACAATTAAAAGAGCAAAAACGGAAAGAATTATATGCCAAGCAGGGTCGTGGCAGTCAATTTACCAGCAGG GATGAAAGAGATAAATGGATACAAAATGAGCTTAAACAACTTACCAAACAAATTAAAGATAAAGAAGAACATGAAAGAAAAATCAGCGAAGACTTAAAACGAGATGCAGAAAAACAAATTACTTTAGAAAAAAAGATCGAAGAACACACACGCGAAATGGAACAGCAACGAACTTCGATAGACGAGCACAATAAACAATATTACGAACTTACCAAAGCAAAGGATCAGTGTCAAGCTACTCGAAAAGAACA ATATCGACAAGAGAGTGTATTACAACTCAATTTATCTGGACTAAAAGAAGATTTGGCCAAGGCAGATCAAAGCTTACGATCTATGGCGGGGAAACCTATTTTAAATGGTCGAGATAGCGTACGAAAAGTGTTGGATACATTTCG AACTCGTAAAGATATGGCCCATGAGGTAAGTAGTTATTATGGGCCTGTGATTGAAAATTTTAGTTGCGACAAGAGTGTTTATATGGCTGTAGAAGTGACTGCAGGAAATCGTTTATTTCATCATATTGTCGAAACTGACAAAtttggaacaaaaattttaaaagaaatgaataatCAGCGTCTTCCGGGGGAAGTAACATTTATGCCTTTAAATCGACTCCATGTAAAAGATATAGATTATCCAGAAACCGGTGATGCCATACCTATGATATCACAGTTAAATTACGATCAGAAGTATGATAAAGCTATGAG GTATATATTTGGAAAAACATTAATCTGTCGTAATTTAGAAGCCGCTACAAATTTGGCTCGTACCTCGGGTTTGGATTGTGTGACTCTTGAAGGTGATCAAGTATCCTCAAAAGGATCTTTAACGGGCGGATACTTTAATACACTAAGATCCCGGTTAGAAATACAGAAAACTAGATCAGAGTTAATAGCTCAAATTTCATCTCTCGAGTCTCAGTTTTCTACTCTTAAAGAAGAAATCAGAAAAGCGGACCAAAATATCAGTTCTTATGTTAGTGAAATGCAAAGGACTGAAACTAAAAATAGTAAAGCTAA agACGTATACGATAAAATGAAAGCAGAAATACGACTTATGAAGGAAGAATTAAGTGCAATAGAAAGATATCGCACACCGAAAGAAAGGAGTCTAGCGCAATGTACATCGAGTTTAGAAGCAATGCGTGCAACGAAAGAAGGCTTGGAAAGTGAATTACATCAAGAACTCATGGCACAATTGTCTGTTGCTGATCAACGTCAAGTTGATACGTTAAACGATGACATAAGGCGCTTAACAAAAGATAACAAAGAAGCATTTGCTAAGCGAATGCGATTAGAAGctgagaaaaataaattggaaaatcTATTAACCAATAATTTGGTCAGAAGAAAAGACGAATTGGTTCAGGCATTGCAAGAGATATCAGTAGAGGATCGACAACGTCAATTAGAATCATCAAAAGCACAACTAGGGGATATTGAAAAAAGATTAGTGAAAGTAAATGCAGATTTTAAAGCTCAGAATGAAAGAGTAACTAATGCTATAAAGAag CAAAAAGCGGAATCTGCAGAGGTCGAAAAGTGGAAAGCCAGGGAGAAGGAAGCACAGGAAAAAATAGAAGCAGATGCTAAGGATCTAGAGAAACTAGCCAGCAAATTGAACATTTTACAACAGAAAATAGTAGAATGTACACAAAAAATTACTGAACTTGGTGCATTACCTAGTCAAGAAGTATATTCCAAATTTAGTACTCTGACTACTAAACAGttatttaaagaaatggaaaaagcaaataatcatttaaagaaatacag tcatgtaaataaaaaagcatTAGATCAATTCATGTCATTTAGTGATCAGAAAGAGAAATtggtaaaaagaaaagaagaattagATAGAGgtgatgaaaaaattaaagagCTAATGTCAGTACTTGAACAACGTAAATGCGAAGCAATTcaatttacattcaaacaa gtaagtaaatattttaGCGAAGTGTTCAAAAAGCTTGTACCATCAGGTCATGCTCAGTTAGTTATGAAAACAGCAGATGGTGACGAAGGAGACGATACGACGACAGAAGCAGCTGATTCTGATAGATTTATCGGTGTTG GCATACGAGTATCTTTCACTGGTCATAGAGCTGAAATGAGAGAAATGAATCAATTGTCTGGAGGACAAAAATCACTTGTAGCATTAGCATTGATATTTGCTATCCAAAAATGTGACCCAGCACCATTTTACTTATTTGATGAAATTGACCAAGCGCTAGATGCGCAGCACAGAAAAGCTGTAGCGGATATGATCCATGAACTTAGTTCCGATGCACAATTTATCACAACAACCTTCAG ACCAGAATTGCTGCAACACGCGAACAAATTTTATGGCGTCAAATTCAGAAATAAAGTTTCTCACGTTGTATGTGTAACACGAGAAGAAGCAGCAGATTTTGTAGAAGACGATACAACCCACGGttaa
- the LOC126866518 gene encoding structural maintenance of chromosomes protein 3 isoform X3, whose amino-acid sequence MNLLESAGFSRSNPYYIVKQGKINQMATAPDSQRLKLLREVAGTRVYDDRREESKFILKETEGKLEKIQDFLRTIEERLKTLEEEKEELKEYQCWDKQRRCLEYTIHERELKENKRKLEDLEKSRANSGAEQARLCAEAKTAQEMVRAATKRLKEAKKEVQTAKEERDTLSAEQQQLLKEKTKLTLTINDLLEEVKGDNDSRKRAQQELEKLKVNIAAREAELEELKPEYEEMKRVEEECTRELQLKEQKRKELYAKQGRGSQFTSRDERDKWIQNELKQLTKQIKDKEEHERKISEDLKRDAEKQITLEKKIEEHTREMEQQRTSIDEHNKQYYELTKAKDQCQATRKEQYRQESVLQLNLSGLKEDLAKADQSLRSMAGKPILNGRDSVRKVLDTFRTRKDMAHEVSSYYGPVIENFSCDKSVYMAVEVTAGNRLFHHIVETDKFGTKILKEMNNQRLPGEVTFMPLNRLHVKDIDYPETGDAIPMISQLNYDQKYDKAMRYIFGKTLICRNLEAATNLARTSGLDCVTLEGDQVSSKGSLTGGYFNTLRSRLEIQKTRSELIAQISSLESQFSTLKEEIRKADQNISSYVSEMQRTETKNSKAKDVYDKMKAEIRLMKEELSAIERYRTPKERSLAQCTSSLEAMRATKEGLESELHQELMAQLSVADQRQVDTLNDDIRRLTKDNKEAFAKRMRLEAEKNKLENLLTNNLVRRKDELVQALQEISVEDRQRQLESSKAQLGDIEKRLVKVNADFKAQNERVTNAIKKQKAESAEVEKWKAREKEAQEKIEADAKDLEKLASKLNILQQKIVECTQKITELGALPSQEVYSKFSTLTTKQLFKEMEKANNHLKKYSHVNKKALDQFMSFSDQKEKLVKRKEELDRGDEKIKELMSVLEQRKCEAIQFTFKQVSKYFSEVFKKLVPSGHAQLVMKTADGDEGDDTTTEAADSDRFIGVGIRVSFTGHRAEMREMNQLSGGQKSLVALALIFAIQKCDPAPFYLFDEIDQALDAQHRKAVADMIHELSSDAQFITTTFRPELLQHANKFYGVKFRNKVSHVVCVTREEAADFVEDDTTHG is encoded by the exons ATGAATTTGTTAGAATCAGCAGGATTTTCAAGATCGAATCCATATTATATTGTAAAGCAAGGAAAG ATCAATCAAATGGCAACAGCACCTGATTCTCAAAGACTTAAATTGTTAAGGGAAGTAGCTGGTACTAGAGTATATGATGACAGGAGAGAAgaatcaaaatttattttaaaagaaaccGAAGGAAAACTAGAAAAAATTCAAGATTTTTTAAGAACTATag AGGAACGTTTaaaaacgttagaagaagaaaaagaggaactTAAAGAATATCAATGTTGGGATAAACAGCGTCGATGTttagaatatacaattcaCGAACGAGAGCTCaaagagaataaaagaaagttaGAAGATCTGGAAAAGTCTAGAGCTAATAGCGGGGCTGAACAAGCCAGATTATGTGCAGAAGCAAAAACTGCACAGGAAATGGTGAGAGCAGCAACAAAGCGCCTTAAGGAAGCAAAGAAAGAAGTGCAAACTGCAAAAGAAGAACGGGATACACTAAG TGCTGAACAACAACAATTATTAAAAGAGAAAACTAAGTTAACATTAACTATTAATGATTTATTGGAAGAAGTAAAAGGAGATAATGATAGTCGAAAACGTGCTCAACaagaattagaaaaattaaaagtaaacatTGCAGCAAGAGAAGCAGAATTAGAAGAACTAAAACCGGAA tatGAAGAAATGAAACGTGTTGAAGAGGAATGTACGCGTGAATTACAATTAAAAGAGCAAAAACGGAAAGAATTATATGCCAAGCAGGGTCGTGGCAGTCAATTTACCAGCAGG GATGAAAGAGATAAATGGATACAAAATGAGCTTAAACAACTTACCAAACAAATTAAAGATAAAGAAGAACATGAAAGAAAAATCAGCGAAGACTTAAAACGAGATGCAGAAAAACAAATTACTTTAGAAAAAAAGATCGAAGAACACACACGCGAAATGGAACAGCAACGAACTTCGATAGACGAGCACAATAAACAATATTACGAACTTACCAAAGCAAAGGATCAGTGTCAAGCTACTCGAAAAGAACA ATATCGACAAGAGAGTGTATTACAACTCAATTTATCTGGACTAAAAGAAGATTTGGCCAAGGCAGATCAAAGCTTACGATCTATGGCGGGGAAACCTATTTTAAATGGTCGAGATAGCGTACGAAAAGTGTTGGATACATTTCG AACTCGTAAAGATATGGCCCATGAGGTAAGTAGTTATTATGGGCCTGTGATTGAAAATTTTAGTTGCGACAAGAGTGTTTATATGGCTGTAGAAGTGACTGCAGGAAATCGTTTATTTCATCATATTGTCGAAACTGACAAAtttggaacaaaaattttaaaagaaatgaataatCAGCGTCTTCCGGGGGAAGTAACATTTATGCCTTTAAATCGACTCCATGTAAAAGATATAGATTATCCAGAAACCGGTGATGCCATACCTATGATATCACAGTTAAATTACGATCAGAAGTATGATAAAGCTATGAG GTATATATTTGGAAAAACATTAATCTGTCGTAATTTAGAAGCCGCTACAAATTTGGCTCGTACCTCGGGTTTGGATTGTGTGACTCTTGAAGGTGATCAAGTATCCTCAAAAGGATCTTTAACGGGCGGATACTTTAATACACTAAGATCCCGGTTAGAAATACAGAAAACTAGATCAGAGTTAATAGCTCAAATTTCATCTCTCGAGTCTCAGTTTTCTACTCTTAAAGAAGAAATCAGAAAAGCGGACCAAAATATCAGTTCTTATGTTAGTGAAATGCAAAGGACTGAAACTAAAAATAGTAAAGCTAA agACGTATACGATAAAATGAAAGCAGAAATACGACTTATGAAGGAAGAATTAAGTGCAATAGAAAGATATCGCACACCGAAAGAAAGGAGTCTAGCGCAATGTACATCGAGTTTAGAAGCAATGCGTGCAACGAAAGAAGGCTTGGAAAGTGAATTACATCAAGAACTCATGGCACAATTGTCTGTTGCTGATCAACGTCAAGTTGATACGTTAAACGATGACATAAGGCGCTTAACAAAAGATAACAAAGAAGCATTTGCTAAGCGAATGCGATTAGAAGctgagaaaaataaattggaaaatcTATTAACCAATAATTTGGTCAGAAGAAAAGACGAATTGGTTCAGGCATTGCAAGAGATATCAGTAGAGGATCGACAACGTCAATTAGAATCATCAAAAGCACAACTAGGGGATATTGAAAAAAGATTAGTGAAAGTAAATGCAGATTTTAAAGCTCAGAATGAAAGAGTAACTAATGCTATAAAGAag CAAAAAGCGGAATCTGCAGAGGTCGAAAAGTGGAAAGCCAGGGAGAAGGAAGCACAGGAAAAAATAGAAGCAGATGCTAAGGATCTAGAGAAACTAGCCAGCAAATTGAACATTTTACAACAGAAAATAGTAGAATGTACACAAAAAATTACTGAACTTGGTGCATTACCTAGTCAAGAAGTATATTCCAAATTTAGTACTCTGACTACTAAACAGttatttaaagaaatggaaaaagcaaataatcatttaaagaaatacag tcatgtaaataaaaaagcatTAGATCAATTCATGTCATTTAGTGATCAGAAAGAGAAATtggtaaaaagaaaagaagaattagATAGAGgtgatgaaaaaattaaagagCTAATGTCAGTACTTGAACAACGTAAATGCGAAGCAATTcaatttacattcaaacaa gtaagtaaatattttaGCGAAGTGTTCAAAAAGCTTGTACCATCAGGTCATGCTCAGTTAGTTATGAAAACAGCAGATGGTGACGAAGGAGACGATACGACGACAGAAGCAGCTGATTCTGATAGATTTATCGGTGTTG GCATACGAGTATCTTTCACTGGTCATAGAGCTGAAATGAGAGAAATGAATCAATTGTCTGGAGGACAAAAATCACTTGTAGCATTAGCATTGATATTTGCTATCCAAAAATGTGACCCAGCACCATTTTACTTATTTGATGAAATTGACCAAGCGCTAGATGCGCAGCACAGAAAAGCTGTAGCGGATATGATCCATGAACTTAGTTCCGATGCACAATTTATCACAACAACCTTCAG ACCAGAATTGCTGCAACACGCGAACAAATTTTATGGCGTCAAATTCAGAAATAAAGTTTCTCACGTTGTATGTGTAACACGAGAAGAAGCAGCAGATTTTGTAGAAGACGATACAACCCACGGttaa